A single Candidatus Thalassolituus haligoni DNA region contains:
- a CDS encoding sulfite oxidase heme-binding subunit YedZ has translation MALSTKAWRGWLVLTAGLLPLIYLGWQIIRLQSGEWDVLGPEPGRAIVFFTGSWAFNLLLAGLAISPLRRLGIKWPATHRRMVGLLAFSYATCHLLAYAAFLLEWQWREIASELVERPYLTLGMFAWLLLLPLAVTSHSYWQRRLKQRWKQLHALVYLIAVLAAIHYLLQIRSNWFEPVLYIVVAMLLLAERLWRKWWRKPSVRISAAQKLHISLK, from the coding sequence ATGGCGTTATCAACAAAAGCCTGGCGTGGCTGGCTGGTGCTAACCGCAGGTTTGTTACCTTTGATCTATCTGGGGTGGCAGATTATCCGGCTACAGTCGGGGGAATGGGATGTACTAGGGCCGGAGCCGGGTAGGGCGATTGTCTTTTTTACCGGCAGTTGGGCATTTAACCTGCTGCTTGCAGGCCTTGCTATTTCGCCATTACGGCGGCTGGGGATCAAATGGCCAGCGACTCACCGTCGAATGGTTGGGCTACTGGCATTCTCGTACGCAACGTGTCACCTGTTGGCTTATGCTGCTTTTCTGCTGGAATGGCAGTGGCGGGAAATTGCATCAGAACTGGTGGAGCGGCCCTACCTGACACTGGGTATGTTTGCCTGGTTACTTTTATTACCGTTGGCAGTGACGTCTCACAGCTACTGGCAGCGACGACTTAAACAACGCTGGAAACAGTTGCATGCTCTGGTTTACCTGATTGCCGTACTGGCTGCGATCCATTACTTGCTGCAAATCCGATCTAACTGGTTTGAACCTGTCCTCTATATTGTGGTGGCTATGCTCTTGCTGGCTGAGCGGCTGTGGAGGAAATGGTGGCGTAAGCCGTCCGTCCGAATCAGCGCTGCACAAAAACT
- the msrP gene encoding protein-methionine-sulfoxide reductase catalytic subunit MsrP — MLIFKPRRSDPKPSEITPKDTYLNRRSFMGASIGTALGVSAVVTAATMSLPALALATRKEPALAGPDWLKQQISSARETAYGADDIPAPYSAITNYNNFYEFGYDKDDPARYANKLTTDLWSVEIAGACENPGRLSLEDLLKGIDLEERIYRLRCVEAWSMVIPWIGFPLAELIKRCKPLSNAKYVQFQTLEDPKQFPEQRSRFSTIDWPYQEALRMDEAMHPLTILAVGLYGEVLPNQNGAPLRLVVPWKYGFKSIKSIVSLRFSETQPTTTWSALAPKEYGFYANVNPDVDHPRWSQARERRLPSGLLSANRVETRMFNGYADEVSSLYKDMDLHRFY, encoded by the coding sequence ATGCTTATATTCAAACCCCGACGTAGCGATCCAAAGCCTTCGGAAATTACCCCTAAAGACACCTATCTTAACCGTCGTTCATTTATGGGAGCGTCGATTGGTACTGCGCTGGGTGTCTCTGCAGTCGTGACGGCAGCGACGATGAGTTTGCCAGCACTGGCATTAGCAACTCGAAAAGAGCCAGCGCTGGCTGGCCCCGATTGGCTCAAGCAGCAAATCTCCAGTGCCAGGGAAACCGCCTACGGTGCGGATGACATCCCCGCACCTTATAGTGCAATCACCAATTACAATAATTTTTATGAATTTGGTTACGACAAGGATGATCCTGCTCGATATGCCAACAAGCTGACAACAGACCTTTGGTCGGTAGAGATTGCCGGAGCTTGTGAAAACCCTGGCCGCTTGTCGCTGGAAGATCTGCTTAAAGGCATTGATCTCGAAGAACGTATTTATCGATTACGCTGTGTTGAAGCCTGGTCCATGGTGATTCCCTGGATTGGTTTTCCATTGGCTGAGCTGATTAAACGCTGCAAGCCCTTGTCCAATGCCAAGTATGTTCAGTTTCAAACCCTCGAAGATCCAAAGCAATTCCCCGAACAGCGCAGTCGCTTCTCGACAATCGACTGGCCCTATCAGGAAGCCCTGCGTATGGATGAGGCCATGCATCCGTTAACTATTTTAGCCGTGGGGCTTTATGGGGAAGTTCTGCCAAATCAGAACGGTGCGCCATTACGTCTGGTCGTGCCATGGAAATACGGCTTTAAAAGTATTAAATCGATTGTATCGCTACGCTTTAGCGAGACTCAGCCCACTACGACCTGGAGTGCCCTGGCTCCCAAAGAATACGGCTTTTATGCCAACGTGAATCCCGATGTCGATCATCCACGCTGGAGTCAGGCTCGTGAACGCCGGCTGCCCTCCGGCCTGTTGTCTGCCAATCGTGTCGAAACCCGGATGTTCAACGGCTATGCTGACGAAGTATCCAGTTTATACAAGGATATGGATTTACACCGGTTCTATTAA
- the pssA gene encoding CDP-diacylglycerol--serine O-phosphatidyltransferase: MKPVQQHPNEEESVTECNSKDGDPQRHTGWAGSRGIYLLPNLFTTAALFSGFYAITASMNGHFEKAAVAIFIAMILDGLDGRVARMTNTQSDFGAEYDSLSDMVSFGMAPALVAFSWALQDLGKIGWVAAFVYVAGAALRLARFNTQLAVADKNFFTGLASPSAAAVVAGTVWMFSDAGVSGQSVAWLMAVLVPVSGLLMVSNIRYHSFKGLDLKGKVPFVALLAVVLVFVVVSIDPAKVLLLVFVGYALSGPAFEIWDRLKKRKN, encoded by the coding sequence ATGAAACCAGTTCAGCAACACCCAAATGAAGAAGAATCAGTAACCGAATGCAACAGCAAAGACGGTGATCCCCAACGCCATACTGGCTGGGCCGGCAGCAGGGGTATTTATTTGTTGCCCAATCTGTTCACGACTGCAGCACTGTTTTCCGGATTTTATGCCATCACCGCGAGTATGAATGGGCATTTTGAAAAAGCTGCTGTGGCCATTTTTATTGCCATGATTCTGGATGGACTAGACGGTCGTGTCGCGCGAATGACCAATACCCAAAGTGATTTTGGGGCTGAATACGATAGTCTGTCCGACATGGTGTCGTTTGGTATGGCACCAGCACTGGTCGCCTTCAGTTGGGCGTTACAAGATCTGGGCAAGATCGGTTGGGTGGCAGCCTTTGTTTATGTTGCCGGAGCGGCCTTGCGTCTGGCTCGGTTTAATACGCAATTGGCAGTGGCAGACAAGAATTTTTTCACCGGACTAGCTAGCCCGTCGGCCGCTGCTGTTGTTGCCGGAACGGTGTGGATGTTTTCTGATGCCGGAGTCAGTGGTCAATCAGTGGCCTGGTTGATGGCTGTGCTGGTGCCCGTATCGGGTCTGCTGATGGTCAGTAATATTCGTTATCACAGCTTCAAGGGACTGGATCTGAAAGGTAAGGTACCTTTTGTGGCATTGCTGGCGGTGGTACTGGTGTTTGTCGTGGTGTCTATCGATCCGGCCAAGGTGCTGTTGCTGGTTTTTGTTGGTTATGCGCTGTCTGGCCCGGCATTTGAAATATGGGATCGACTGAAAAAGCGTAAGAATTAG
- the ilvY gene encoding HTH-type transcriptional activator IlvY: protein MDYKDLQSFISLASMLHLGRAAEQLHMSPSTLSRRLARMEQEVGAPLISRDRAPLSLTTAGERFRQHAEQTLFAWQTLRHEVNTGVSDLSGRLTLFCSVTASFTVLPDLLSRFRERYPCIDLNILTGDAAESIPRLSSGDADIVVAARPETLDGGLSFRALTSSPLLFIAPRNVAIIPELTQSEPDWQTVPMVLSTSGLARSRVDQWFAAKSIQPHIYAQVSGSEAIVSMVALGVGVGVVPELVLRHSPMSSRVRVLAVQPELESFLIGLCSHAHCLNDPLIQALWKTAFDG from the coding sequence ATGGATTACAAAGACTTGCAGTCTTTTATCAGTCTGGCATCAATGCTTCACCTGGGGCGAGCTGCTGAGCAGTTACATATGAGTCCATCGACGCTCAGTCGCAGGCTGGCGCGAATGGAGCAGGAAGTGGGGGCGCCATTGATTAGTCGTGACAGAGCGCCGCTGTCTCTGACCACTGCTGGCGAACGCTTTCGCCAGCACGCCGAGCAAACCCTGTTCGCCTGGCAAACATTGCGACATGAGGTCAATACCGGGGTGAGTGACTTGTCCGGCCGATTGACGCTGTTTTGTTCGGTGACGGCCAGTTTTACGGTTTTGCCGGATTTGCTGTCGCGATTTCGGGAGCGTTATCCCTGCATTGATCTGAATATTCTCACCGGTGATGCCGCAGAATCGATTCCCCGTCTGAGTTCGGGGGATGCTGATATTGTCGTGGCCGCCCGTCCGGAAACTCTGGATGGCGGTTTGTCATTTCGGGCACTGACGTCCAGTCCATTGCTGTTTATTGCGCCGAGAAACGTTGCCATCATTCCCGAACTGACACAATCGGAACCCGATTGGCAAACAGTCCCCATGGTGCTGTCGACCAGTGGGCTGGCACGTTCTCGTGTTGATCAGTGGTTTGCGGCTAAATCGATACAGCCACATATATATGCGCAGGTTTCCGGCAGTGAGGCGATTGTCAGTATGGTGGCGCTGGGCGTCGGGGTGGGGGTGGTGCCAGAGCTGGTACTGCGTCATAGTCCTATGTCGTCACGGGTGAGGGTCTTGGCGGTACAGCCTGAACTGGAGTCCTTTTTGATTGGCCTGTGTTCACACGCGCATTGCTTGAACGATCCGCTGATTCAGGCACTCTGGAAGACAGCCTTTGACGGATAA